atacccgcacgctagttaccgcactgttggataggaaagtatgccagcttGTATGGCCGTGTCTCTAACAGCAGACAGCgaagtgcattttattgattttctgcgctcgcattggtttattttacctgagatttacacatttgtaaagcaaggattttaagtactcactgaactgctgtatatggcaatgtggaacgcctactgaactaccatatatggatggctatgatacaaaacagaaagaacattaaaactctcgggtaaacgatttatacacGGGGGCTACGCCTCCTCGTACAAaccgtttaccctcgagtttcaatgctctttctattacttggaAGTTCACTTACTCGTATATATCCGCTACTGTATTCATATGAAACATACATTTTAGGGCAAGAAGGATATACACGATGGATAATTATCGAAAACAAATGTTGATAtgttttattctatgtttcgtcGGCATGTTTGCAATCATGTTTGAAGTGGTCGGCTGTTTTACCGAAGCATGGCTAAGATATCATACGGACATACATATTAAACGCGGTGTCAGTTCATATAAGAAAAAGGACTCGGTATCTATTGGATTATGGACAGTCACGGTTTGCGGAACCGAAGAAAGCAATTCCATTTTTAGGGCCATCCAAGCCAAGCCAGCGACAGTATGTAAAACAGCTACTATTGAGCAATTACACAAGGCCATTGCTATGTCTAATAGCACTTTCAAAGGTAGGTTTGTTAGTGATCTGTCTAAATGTAAATTTCCCATAAAGGGTctctaaataaaataataaataccaGAAAAACTTGGACCAGTTAATTGCTGTAAGTAGTATACATGTATTGAGAGGCTTTCCGattaaaaagtcaaaactattgcccgggGTAAGAATCTCGAGGGTAAGTAGTTTAGACTATTGACCGGCAACCCAATCAGTATTTTTTATGACATGATGtcagaaaataattttcagtttttttggggtttttttttagattttgacaTGATAATTTTATCTAATACTAACATTTATTGTGCACATCATATACTAATATGCATCACATGTTCTTTCTGTTACCGgtatgttctgttttgttctgtaaaACCATGTTCTCTTTGTGTTCTGTTCAGAAAAAAATGGACATTGATGTTCAATGCTTAACAGAATTATTGTTCTAGTCCACTAAAGATGTGTTGAATATTGACTGGTCATATAGCACCAACTATATGGACCAGtgatttttataaagttaatcATTTTACTAGTTAAAGTCGTGAGCATATTATACATAGAGATTCGCTTAAATAACATTTCGGTCCACCGCACTttgtttagttgtttttttttacataatttgtgaCTTGCCATAATTTGgaaaactatggtggctgatttctgccatttcgtgtgttcgcctctgaagtttcgttatttcgcctctcgaaagtcgaaaggcgaacacacgacaaatatgcattatttcgacctttcgtgttttccttacttcgacatttcgcctcgccgacacgaacacacgaaattccagaaatcagccaccatagaaaaCAATATTTGTGGCTATCATTTATGATTACTAAGAAAAAACGAGCCAATACAAAAGATGGTTAAAAGTGATTTCACCACAATATGGAAGGATGAGGTTTTGTATCCTCCAAATTCAAGACCACTTCAAAATGCTTAAATCTCTTCTCTCTTCAGTTAAAATTATTACAGAGAAAAACGATGAAGGTAGTAGACATGTAATTACAATCAGCATATTACGTATTCTTTCATATaattgagtcgcgccatgagaaaagcaactgcgcggatgcgcaggctggtctggatccatgctggtcgcaaagccactatgttggttttctcaggcgcggctcatatattctccATACGCGATTTCGGCAATGTCCGGATTTTAAAGAAAGCCATGTGCGCgtttacgtccgaagaatgccgaattgcctaaATAAGaatggctgtgactaaaaacaggTCTGGTGCGCCAGTGATATATACCAGACTCCGGTttataccggattcaagcgattGGAACGAagagtatctttaatgtatatattctgtaactATGGTAATACTAAcactaacctttagtcagtatattatacataccggtattatacactaaatgcgtgtggACATGCAcaaatgtgtgtatttttttgtcGTGCGCTCCGATAATAATGATTTTGTGACATGCGCAGAACAACTGCACCAGATCTATACACAGAAATAGCCGAGTGTTCACGAGTTCACAACTTTATTATATACTTAcacaaattcttaaaaaaaatggcttgtatttcacaattaaatatgaacaggcagaataaaatccgtattgtaccttccgcaTTGTACCTGCctgactactttcattaatatgcatgacctgacacagttttataaatagcgcgcataaaaacttcacttagttccattttaatatcgataaacattgaagatttcgttcaataacaaaacaacaaacaaaaaggtagaggtatataataaaagggtcattttaacagtagctagatctgggattttgtaatcggctctcgtggatttgcaattcggatcacactcggcgcttgcgcgcctcgtcaGATCCGATCTTACataatccactcgagccgaatacagcatcccagatcgagctactgttataataaccctatcataTGGTACATGCTccattttttgaaagttttattttaaatttgctatttttgaccGATAGATAACCTTGTGTATCTGTTTTATTAAAAGAAGTGCAAAACATATTAAACCCGTTTATAAACTTTGGTTCTGTGTTTCAGAACAAGGGAAGGAATTTCTGAAGAGTTTTCTCCCGCAAAAGATTCTAACAGTAGTCGGTGGAGTGCTAGGAATATGCAGCTTAGCGCTAACATACGCTTTCGCCAAGACTAAGCCGAATGAAACTACGGGATCTTACACAGTGAGCGCAGTTTCCTGCATAGTTTGCTGGATCATATCAGGTAAGACATCTACATAtacggggatactcccaacaatcaatttctgatcataactgggaggtaaCATAGGAGGACTGTTTACACCAAATAAAAAGTTCCTTCTCATTGTTACAGTTTGAGGGGCCGAAAACAACAAAGTTCCAAATTGTTGAAGGAATatggtataatgagtcatataaGGCTTTTTAGTatagtcctttttttttttttttttttttttttttttttttttttttttttttttttaaagaagatattGACCACTGCCATTGCGAATTTCTGGCTATATACATTTTGATTCTTATATCAACGAAATGCTATCAAGTACTGAAAAGTGTCTCAATCAAGATTGAAGTAAagcaaataataattataatataaccAAAAGGAACTGAGCATTTCTTTCTTCGTTTTGGGAGTCTTGCAGAGCAGGAACGATGCAACGCGCAGTGCGGACCCCCCTAACAGCACGGTAAATGTAGCGCTATGGGAAGTAATCGCTGCGCAGGAATACTtagaacgaaaaaaaaactttatgtaattttaaaatagttaaagTTGTTTAtcctttttttatcatatttaggAAGTGTTAAACGTGCACATATTTTGGAAAGGTCCTTTAGATACGTAAACGGCTACAACAAAACTGATCATAGTCCATCATTTGTTGGAAAGTGAAATGTTGGGTCACCGGAAATTTACGGAAATCACCGGCAATTTGTTTGCTATTTTACAGTCATCTGCTTGCGAATTCATGATAAACAGGTCAATAAAGTGAtccttttttatttgaacaagattatacacatttttattaaattttattcattattcattACTGTCAcagatttttgaaattaaaagagTTTCAGTTTTATGACATTATCTGTATGATTATGTGGTTACTGCATAGATAAGGGTATAAAAGATATCAATTTTCTGCAACATGGTTTACTGTATAGGTTACCCTTAGCTTGTAATCTGAGAGATTTGTAAGATACGTTATTCATTTCAGTAACCTAAAATTTTTGTTGTCTTAAGAATTTTGATCACTTGTTTTGTCTGTTTAGAGATTTTAAAGAACTTTCTCAAACTATATAGGTttataggatttctaaaaataataaaaggacaCAAACAATTTGAGAATTTTAGCGAATAAAGTCTCATAAAAAGtttttctgatcattttaacAATTCAGACAAACAAATACCGAATATGATTaatttgttttcctaataaatgcTGTCTGATTATTTAAATAGATTTCACAACCGCGCACGAAGTTATCGGTTGAATAGCGCACGTATTTTAGTCAAGAATGCGGAAGAGAAACTTAGTGTTTATgtattgaaattagaaaaaaaaatagtgtttagCAGTTTTAACTTCAATTCCAAATTCGTGATTCGGAACGTTAATTATGTTAACGCAGGTTAAAGGCGAGCTAGTAACCTTTACATTTTGTGACCCGGtcgtctagtggtaacacgcttgactgttaATCCAATGGTCCCGTTttcgaatcccagtccaggcactAGAAATTTCTGTGATGCTCTTGAGTATCTCCCACCCCACTAAGAGACCAGGAAAGAGGGTTTCGCGTATAgtggtgctatacactgggcacgttaaagaaccagactgtctattcgcaa
The Mercenaria mercenaria strain notata chromosome 10, MADL_Memer_1, whole genome shotgun sequence genome window above contains:
- the LOC123561305 gene encoding uncharacterized protein LOC123561305 gives rise to the protein MDNYRKQMLICFILCFVGMFAIMFEVVGCFTEAWLRYHTDIHIKRGVSSYKKKDSVSIGLWTVTVCGTEESNSIFRAIQAKPATVCKTATIEQLHKAIAMSNSTFKEQGKEFLKSFLPQKILTVVGGVLGICSLALTYAFAKTKPNETTGSYTVSAVSCIVCWIISGALLFTAVGIQNHNNANFEKENQMEANKPEIRDILTFSVGSSASIVMLGVGSSFGVLLALIIPIMIVCRIRSGNGAEAYTNQAI